The genome window TTGCTGCATCGCTCCCTTTGGGAACTCTCCAAGAAACATGGACCTCTCATGCACTTGAAACTTGGTCGAGTCCCCGTTGTCGTCGTGTCCTCGCCGGAGATGGCTAAGGAAGTGCTCAAGACACACGACCTTGAGTGCTGCAGTCGGCCTTCGCTCCTCTCCTTTTCCAAGTTTTCATACGGTTTCTCCGACGTCGCCCTCATCCCATACGGAGAACGATGGAGGCAGCTTCGGAAGTTCTGCACCGTCGAACTCTTCAGCACCAGGAAGATCAACTCTTTTAGGGACATAAGAAAAGAAGAGATGGAGCGAGTGACGAAACTGATATGTTCTCACGTTCGCGCTTCATCCATGGTCAACCTGAGCGAGTTGCTGCTCTCGCTTTCCTGCAATATGACATGCAGATCTGCCTTTGGCTCTGGCTTCGACGATGGAGGCGACATCCAACTCCACGACATGCTCAGAGAAGCCCAAGCGGCGGTGGGAGGCTTGTTTTTATCTGATTACTTACCATTGTTGGGGTGGGTTGATAGGCTAAGTGGGATGAGATCCAGACTTGAAAGGGCCTTTCTTAAGCTCGATAGCATCTATCAACGCCGTATAGATTACCACCAAGATCGATTGAGGCAACAAGGTAAAGAAGATGGAGACGTCTTAGATGCTTTGCTCCGCATGCAAAAGGATGAGGAGGGTCTAACAGAAGACCACATCAAAGGAGTTCTCATGGTAGTTGATGCCACCCTTTTCACAGCATCCAGTTCTTGTTAACGCCTTTTCTCTTTCATAACAACCAAGCTCAAGTGCAGGATATTTTCATTGCTGGGACGGACACATCCTCGGCAACCGTGGAGTGGGCGATGGCGGAGCTCATCAGACAACCTGAGCTGATGAAGAGAGCACAAGACGAGGTAAGACGATGTGTCGGAAGCAAAGGGGAGGTGGAGGAGAGTGACCTTCACCAACTTCATTTCTTCAAGTGTGTCATCAAGGAGACGATGAGGCTGCACCCTGCCGCTCCGCTGCTACTTCCTAGGGAAACCATGCAGCACTTTAAGCTTAATGGCTATGATATTCTACCCAAAACATGGATGTATGTGAATGCTTGGGCGATAGGAAGAGATCCCAATTCGTGGGGGAGGCCTCATGTCTTTGATCCAGAGAGGTTCATGCATGACTCCACGGAGGCAAGTGGGCAGGATTTCAAGCTCATACCATTTGGCGAAGGTCGAAGGATCTGCCCCGGTAAAAATCTTGGAATGTTAATGGTGGAACTTGTGCTTGCCAACCTCCTCTACTCCTTTGATTGGCATTTACCACCTGGAATGGTGAAGGAGGACATCAGTATGGAGGAAGCACCTGGTGTCACCGTGCATAGAGAGTATGCTCTTTGTCTCATGGCCACCAAATATGATGCAACAACAGCCTGAATTGCTTGTGCATGTTAAAGTACTAATATGTCCAAGTATTTTAAATGATACGCTTGTTTACTTTACAAGTGATTTAAATGATTAGTACTAATATGTTCCTGTTAAAGTATCAGATTGAATAAAGACAGTCATATGTGTCGATTTGTGCAATTAAAACATCTGGCGATATCTTCTGTTTGTAATTTATTGTTTCATGTAAAGAAGTGCGTGACTATATTTCATAACTTTGTGGTTGGATTTTTCATTTTTAGAAAAGAGTATACTCTTCTATCAACTAACCTAACATCACCTTCTGTCATTGTAAGGTTAAGTGATAAGAATTGAGACTTTTCTTAGTGGGATTATGGCATGGCATTGACTAACTATGGCTGTTTTATTTCTTAGGGGTTTTTGCGTTGAAAGTAACCGTGAAGAAGACAAAAGTAAATTTGTGCTTTCACGAGATTGGTTTTGAAGATTCATAATGCTTGGGGCTTTCAACTTGACGTCTGTGTTAGAGATCTCTTAAGGAGATCGAATCGAAGTCAAGTTGTGGCCCagttaaaatattattcaaacttaaataattaaaaatctcaatatagTAGTTAAGTCGGATGATGCACGaaaataagttggattaatgtattTGATTGGACATGGCGTGGATAATGATCAAAATTGAAGTGAAGGTTGCTTGAAGTTGAAGAATTGTAACATAATGATTAGTCATATTTACctcataaagaaaaatattttattatgtcaTAATTGATTCTTTACATTTATTCTTGATTGTAAGCATCTCTTATATATTACCATGTATGATTAATTAGCCTTTTATGTAGGTTTTGAAGTCTACCTAAGTGTAGTGTTGGGTAACACAAATCATAGAGGTGGATAATAATTTTCGTGTTCTCCATAATTCTCTTTGTGGTTCTCTACCTCTTTCGCCCGTCACAATATGTTATACTTTATGTTTAAGGAGTAAACCTAAAATACTTGAGCCTAATTAttgtaataattaaaaaatataataattcttttattttgtatttttttatctAAAGACTCTGACTCTAGAAATTTAAAAATACTTaagatatttcatataaaataattcatgGTCAATTAAAAGatctttattaaaatatttaatgatctttttgttgaatctcgtattttgataattattttatgatttaatctgtgttttgagtgacgcaggatgcttcaatcaggatgagacaatcaaagtaggaagaattatgttgggccagaggaaaacatatcagaagatt of Musa acuminata AAA Group cultivar baxijiao chromosome BXJ2-3, Cavendish_Baxijiao_AAA, whole genome shotgun sequence contains these proteins:
- the LOC135607211 gene encoding cytochrome P450 71A1-like, giving the protein MAVLTLLLSPLPSLLVVLALLSSLLLAGRKARGGSATWKLPPGPPKLPVIGHLHLLGSSLLHRSLWELSKKHGPLMHLKLGRVPVVVVSSPEMAKEVLKTHDLECCSRPSLLSFSKFSYGFSDVALIPYGERWRQLRKFCTVELFSTRKINSFRDIRKEEMERVTKLICSHVRASSMVNLSELLLSLSCNMTCRSAFGSGFDDGGDIQLHDMLREAQAAVGGLFLSDYLPLLGWVDRLSGMRSRLERAFLKLDSIYQRRIDYHQDRLRQQGKEDGDVLDALLRMQKDEEGLTEDHIKGVLMDIFIAGTDTSSATVEWAMAELIRQPELMKRAQDEVRRCVGSKGEVEESDLHQLHFFKCVIKETMRLHPAAPLLLPRETMQHFKLNGYDILPKTWMYVNAWAIGRDPNSWGRPHVFDPERFMHDSTEASGQDFKLIPFGEGRRICPGKNLGMLMVELVLANLLYSFDWHLPPGMVKEDISMEEAPGVTVHREYALCLMATKYDATTA